A section of the Engystomops pustulosus chromosome 3, aEngPut4.maternal, whole genome shotgun sequence genome encodes:
- the LOC140122970 gene encoding taste receptor type 2 member 110-like, with protein MGTSVVSTDLIQQLCLVSITGILCMIGLMIQTFMVVVSVIDRLKGRPLTPADLLITSIATSRIIFQFLSLLFLLWITFNQTFSTTFLIVVGILDISSTNCNIWLSALLSVFYSLKISNFYNVFFLYLKKIISQRLLRVIVVSVLLSIGCSSVEVMMEYVDLRKNSTIHNVQRRTFKVLLFLVWNFIPFLFYVISLFPLLGSLCRHMYRMRREDNVTGHLDTYIKTIKFTVTSFCCFALFVTTNVFGSYFLDSCELLLVFNCFPLLHSIYIIYMTARLRSHVFTTLRGGTKCLLGRKVESRSGNQT; from the coding sequence ATGGGCACCTCAGTGGTGAGCACAGACCTCATCCAGCAGCTGTGCCTGGTCAGTATCACTGGCATCTTGTGTATGATAGGACTAATGATCCAGACCTTCATGGTAGTGGTCAGTGTCATCGACCGACTGAAAGGACGACCACTGACCCCCGCTGACCTCCTGATCACCTCCATCGCAACGTCCAGGATCATCTTTCAGTTCCTTTCATTACTTTTCCTCCTCTGGATAACCTTCAATCAGACATTTTCCACAACTTTTTTAATTGTAGTCGGAATTCTGGATATTTCTTCTACAAATTGCAACATTTGGCTTTCGGCTCTCCTCTCGGTCTTCTACAGCCTGAAGATAAGCAACTTCTACaatgtcttctttttatatctgaAGAAGATTATTTCACAGAGACTTCTTCGGGTGATTGTTGTGTCTGTGCTGCTGTCTATTGGTTGCTCATCAGTAGAAGTCATGATGGAATATGTAGACCTTAGGAAAAATTCAACTATTCACAATGTTCAACGAAGGACGTTTAAGGTTCTTCTGTTTTTAGTGTGGAATTTTATTCCCTTCCTTTTCTATGTCATCTCTTTGTTTCCTCTTCTGGGCTCCTTGTGCCGTCACATGTACCGGATGAGACGTGAGGACAATGTGACCGGTCACCTGGACACTTATATCAAGACCATAAAATTCACTGTTACCTCCTTCTGTTGCTTTGCTTTGTTTGTGACGACCAATGTGTTTGGAAGTTATTTTCTTGATTCTTGTGAATTATTGTTAGTCTTTAACTGTTTTCCATTGTTACATTCTATCTATATCATCTACATGACGGCTCGGCTTAGAAGTCACGTTTTCACAACTCTACGTGGTGGAACCAAATGTCTTCTCGGTAGAAAAGTTGAATCTAGATCCGGGAATCAAACATAG
- the LOC140122969 gene encoding taste receptor type 2 member 50-like: MESGQWIQELCLFITASIVCAIGLQTNLFIVGVSAIDRLNRRPLTPADLLITAIATSRILFQFMTLLDLFWITFNGVGSATFAIPSAMIVSSSAYSNIWLSVLQSVFYSLKISNFHNILFLCLKKIILQRVLGLAIMFVVMSICYALADILTFIMTSPNNSTQDGGTNHMVQFIRYRVFLVWNVLPFLFYVVSCFALLGSLCRHMYRMRREDNVTAHLDTYYRTIKFTVASFCCFALYVSFNMFGNFLLSFPALLLVGNCFLMLHSLYLIYMTPQLRAQVIKILNVMTRAATRNFGVHD; this comes from the coding sequence ATGGAGAGTGGACAATGGATCCAGGAGCTGTGTCTATTCATAACAGCATCCATCGTGTGTGCCATAGGACTGCAGACAAATCTCTTCATCGTAGGAGTCAGTGCCATTGACCGGCTGAATAGACGACCCCTGACCCCGGCCGACCTCCTGATCACTGCCATCGCAACATCGAGGATCCTCTTTCAGTTTATGACACTATTGGACTTGTTCTGGATAACCTTCAATGGAGTGGGTTCTGCCACCTTCGCTATCCCCAGTGCTATGATTGTAAGTTCTTCTGCCTACAGCAATATTTGGCTTTCAGTTCTCCAATCCGTATTTTACAGTCTGAAGATCAGCAACTTCCACAACATCTTATTTCTATGCCTGAAGAAGATTATTCTACAGAGAGTTCTGGGGTTGGCCATTATGTTTGTGGTGATGTCCATTTGCTACGCATTAGCAGATATCCTGACATTTATTATGACCTCCCCCAATAATTCAACTCAAGATGGCGGCACCAATCACATGGTTCAATTCATTCGTTACCGAGTATTTTTGGTGTGGAATGTTCTGCCCTTCCTCTTCTACGTCGTCTCCTGCTTCGCTCTACTAGGCTCGTTGTGCCGTCACATGTACCGGATGAGACGTGAGGACAATGTCACCGCCCACCTGGACACTTATTATAGGACCATAAAATTTACCGTCGCCTCCTTCTGTTGCTTTGCTCTCTATGTGAGTTTCAATATGTTTGGGAATTTCCTTCTTAGTTTTCCTGCGTTACTTCTGGTTGGGAATTGTTTCCTTATGTTACATTCCCTGTATTTAATCTATATGACACCACAGCTAAGGGCTCAGGTTATTAAGATTCTGAATGTTATGACCAGAgctgccactaggaattttggggtccATGACTGA